The sequence TTCGAAACAGCATTTAATTTTGTTGCTGTTATTTCATTACATCAAGTGCACAAATAACATTCAACAAATATGGTTTGtgaaaaatgcgaaaaaaaattggGCAAAGTCATCACCCCCGATCCATGGAAAGCCGGTGCCCGTAATACAACTGAAGGAGGCGGCAGAAAAATCAACGAAAACAAAGCGTTAAGTAGTTCTAAACACCGATACAATCCCGTGGCCGGTAATTTTGCTCCATGTCGGTAGGTAAATAATGTTTTATTACAAGCAATCACAACTAATTTTATTGGCATTTATAGAATATGCAAGCAAAAGATTCATCAGGCCGGATCTCACTACTGCCAGCAATGTGCTTACAAAAAAGGAATATGTGCGATGTGTGGCAAAAAGCTCCTAGATGTAAAAAATTATCGTCAGTCATCGGCATAattatcaaaacattcaattttactGCTAGATTGTGTGTAAATAGCTTTAATTCTATTTATACTTTCAATTACTTTATACACTATAGGAAAACTTTTGGTTTTATGGCATACTTTTTAAAGTATATGAATTTACAAATAACTAAATATCACTGGTCGTTATTCCATTTGTTTCGTCTGTAAAACCTTCCGACGGTTCAGTCTTTTTCCGTTTCTGTGCGTAGCTTAAACTGGCCTTATCGAAATCAAGCGGCAATATACCCAAGTCCCCACTGTAGCGGTTTTTCGCAACCTGTAGATACTTTTTACCTCTAACTGAAGTTAATCTTTTGTCCTGGATTATCAGAACGTTGTCCGCTTCTTGTGAAGCTTTTGCTCCTCCAAAAATCGAACTTGTTGTCAACTCTTCCGTATCACGTTCCTTCCGAGGATGAATTACCAGAGTCACATGACAATTTTTGCGTGTGGCAAATGTTCGGAATGCGGCAATAATTGCATCTTGCTTCCAGTACCGATCTATATGCTTGCTCTCTTCAGAAACGCCCATCATAAATTGCAGATTGTCGATAATGACGTGTTGTATGTCGTGCACATACTGCGTATGTTCAATGGCTTCCATGACAACTTTAATCGATTGCTGACCATGGAAAGTCATAAAATAAAGTTGGAGCTGTTCGAACTGGTCCGCAAAATAGTCGAAATCCGATAGATTTACATCTAACGGTCGACCAGCCATCTGACGCAATAAGGTAGATGCTAACCGAGTGTTTCGAATCTCGAAAGAACCCCACAACGTAGAAACTCCTTGTAATGCTAAATCAAGCGAATAATCTGACATGAAAGTGGTTTTTCCACAACCTGTGGGGCCGGTAAGTACAGTAAGTTCTCCCTTTCGGTGAccttttaataatttgtttagagTGGGATAGCGTTTCCATTTGACACCCTGCACTTTATCTATATTCTGCAAATCACTCAAAACATCTTGTCGCAAAGCTTGAAATGTGGTTATCGACTGATGTATGATCGGCTGTGCTTTCGAATAGATTGTTTTCAGATCCAGCCCTAAGGACAGTGCTTTCGCTGGTGTGGGATGAGCATCCGTAGGGCGGACGAAAAGGCAACGACGTTCGTCTAACTTTTTGGCATAATTCCGAGCAGTGTCCCAACCGGCGGTATCGTAATTGAACCACATTGTTAACTTCGAATATCTTTCTAATCCTGGTAAACACTGCTGTGGTAAACTTTTCAGATCATGAGGAAGACAAATGGCAGTCGCTAAAATTATTAtagaacaattaaaaaaaatctaatacgCCTAAAGAAAGTTCATGTACTAACCGTTAATTTTTGCTGCACTCAATGAGAGCAGATCATGAATGTTCAATACGAGTATAGCATTAGAAAGCTCCTTGGAACTTGGTTTCACTGAAGCACCAACAGTCGCCGTTGTACATCTCAAATAAATTAATCCAGAACAATTCGCTTCCGGGATAGTTTTCTCAACTAGCATTCCACTATTGACATCTTTACTGAGAACTTTGTACCCGACAATTCTAGATTCAACATCTATCATAGGAACATAGAGACATTGATTAGCGTCATCCCAACTGCAGGCAATTTGCATTAAACTTTGCGCTGGAATACCCTGTTTAAGAAAATGGAATGGAAATTAAACTCGATTTACCAATAAAATATTATGCAATACGTACCTCTAAACTGAAGGTTTTGCAAATCTCAATAGCTAAATTATAATCAACATTTATTAAACTATcgggaaattttatttcatcttTGGCCTCAAACCTTTTACtttccaaaaaaatatctttgagCTTCTGCATCTCCAGCATAGATTTTGCAGTTTTACTATGCGACAAGAAAAACTTTTCAATGTATTCCCACCGGCCCAAATATTGACAAGCAGAACAAGTAAAATGTCCTGTTGTTTTATTGATATAGATTGTTTCTTTTCTCATACTTTGTGAACGATCTGTGTCCTGTCCTGGAACGCTGCTACATATTGGACAAACTGTTCGTATACAAGTGAAACCTTCCGAGTTTTCCAGACTGGACGCTTTGATCGTTTTTCTGATATTGAACAACGACGATGTCCCCAGAGCCGGAATGTCATCCCTACCATCTATGCTATATGCGTTTCGAATCAACAACCAGCATGCTTCATTTTTAGTGGAAAGTAACTGCATATATGCTGTTCGGTTATTTGTATTATAGGAAGTTATTTTCAACATTGGCTGACTCGAGCACATACAAGAATGTAGGAAACGTTTGGCTAACATCCTAACCTAACAcatgcttctatttgtagaAGTTCTAATGCAAacgaattttaaaaaatgtaaaaaaaatatgtatatgATAACGCGCAAAACTTACGCAGTCCGTTTAGTGCACATTGTTTACATGATAGCAGTGTTAGCAGACTTCACGATaagcaaaaacattttttaccaCCTCGCCGCTaaggaagctggttcctgaaaccgacgcattttgttttggtggcgttgttgtcaacaatattttaagctacgttcataccatacaatcaaaccacactggtgtcaaaagttcatttcttcaaacccaatataaatataactcttgtctagtattctctgcaaaacaagtgatttgacctctttttgaataagaaaaaaaagtggtttgttatcgtttgattatattccatcgaaatcatttccttatgttggtgcaaccgcatgaagaaagatgtgaacactgcttaaacacagcatttgacagcgaactagaaccaaaagaaccaaaaatttcggcttcaagccaattgtatgcagatgacaatcgcacCACCGGGGTGCATTTTACTCgaatcacaaacgaatttccagacatggcaGTCACGATCTCTTTTTgtcgcacatctacggtcctccgtgaaactggcacctaTGGTGATAAATTTGTTGCACTGCTGAgctcccatcatacattcataatgcaaatgtcaaaccgtgagaacactttcgattcggtagctcatttgtatatattgatattttatggcacactttggttgaaatgataacaatgcaattaatctcgcgctccatcaAGCGGTgaatgcggtcatttcagaaggtaccggaaacgaaccacatttttttaaaatatttataagcacgtacatgtctttattatttatctttgctcGAATTAAGAGATGTTACGCTGGAATATTTCCGAAAAATTattcactattgaaaaatctgttcaCCTTTGTTACCATGAGATGGCGTGATGGTGATTTTTTTACATATCCCAGgtattcagaaaattttaacgtgtttttcaatttacttgaataTGAACGAATGCAGAGACAAAACCTTACAACAATATTTTTGCTTGTAGCTACAAAACTAGATACtagatatttcaataaatattttgataacattttacttgtgcgtttctCTCACACTACCATTCTTATGAGCACACTATCATTCTAACAAAACCTCTCTTAAATTGAAAGTTTTTACGCTCTTCAAAAAAGAACCAACGAACGCTTCCAAATTTACCAaagattgtgtgtgtgtgtgtgtgtgtgtgtgtgtgtgtgtgtgtgtgtgtgtgtgtgtgtgtgtgtgtgtgtgtgtgtaaaatttgttcatttagcgtggcgaacactttcATATGTCACCGCGATCAACACCTTTTTGGGTGCAGCATTCAAATCGTGACACTATTTGTGTGCTACATTCACAGAAccctaaatttttgttttgttgtaggTTGAAATGAGacgttaatttttgttttattccgaacgAATtcacgtgtgatttatgcgacatggaaatagaGTAGAGTAAAAAGTGTCCTCCCCGTTTTTCACAAGGTTACCGATTTTTcaataagtgttattgttttgtagtattggtatctacgaacatgttcgtgaaatatttcctcaatatttgaattttttatactatttttagttacataaatatttaagtaatattttttataatgcttcctgaaactcaagttctttttcgaattacacgaaactttgcaaatggataaataactatttttgtcatagaatgaaaaaaaattgtttaaaaatgttcaattttactaaacagTTTACttgaattttccaaaaaaatcgatattaaagtaccttcttcacgcgatttttgtttccgtttaatgttaaaatgttgcatatgtaATTGGTTTTTATAATCagccaaaaaaaatttgtgctcaaatagtgtttttgaaatatttgattttttgtgtacGCGCGCTATATGCAAAGTGCACCATGTGAGCGAAACGGCATGGTGCGACAGGTTTGGACAAATAGGCagagaaaacgatttttttgcctttctcatctcaattttcttaaattgtagtatttcgaagcatttttgctgtaatatataagagaaacttaataacatgagaaaggcttcattacaccattaagtagattaaaacaggtgttTCTATTAGGTATGTACGTACATCAGAAAATTTATTCATCACATATTATTTTACAATTTCGACTCTAGATTGTTCTATCTTTTCCGGTGGTTTGAATAGAACATTTACAACAAATTCCTTGTTTTCGGAAAAAATCTTACATTCGCGTGTAGTTTTCATAGTCATTACGTTTCTCAATCGATATTGCTGTTGTCTATCTTGAATGTCTTGTTCGTTTATCATGCAAATatcaaagtttatatttttgaCTCAATTGGATAAAAATATCATATTCTATACCTACTAGTCTAAACCTGTCCCAGCTcgctaaggggctgtccataaaagacgtcacgccgcaagggggaggggggtgtttcataaaacgtgaccttttgtgacaggggggaggggggtaggtttttggaatgtgacgtccaatattttcaatgagcgcatttttgaaatacctaattatattactgctttgccctatttcctgaaaaaatctccacaataaacgtttacattctatatgaaaacgtgtatttgttgatgtaaaagctttttcttgtaaattcggaaatgagtgatgcaggaaatcatttctgttgtgatcagcaaaagtgcacggaggagcgagtaaattagcgaaattaataaattttgcctaatattagtaaaaaagaaaaagatgccttcaaacagtTTAACTTAAGATGTGCACTGACAATatgttcagtaatttgattttctagcaatgataatagtatatcataagaatttcttttatctgattctgatgcatttCATTCAATGCAGTTTATTAAATTATActtaatttgaaaaagggcgggagatcaacgatttcagacgtagaacatgtcatgtcttatcttgaccATATGTGATTTTACTCCATCAACataaaagcttatcgaatcatccaatgattgaactttcactgatcaactaataatgaaaagattctccggcagtgatctcgttttgatgaggttttggtctttattttctcagccctgtaagctacactaaggaaatattattctttacctaaaacaataatatatctgtgtagccCTAGGagaaataaaacagatgatttaaatgtttcatcaattccaaccaaatacttttgttaatttatataattgatattaataaaataattccgatgattttgtagatttatggatattttttaatctaatgacagcatgtaataaatcgatttttccctcatatttgtatggtttgtcatacatattgagaatttattgagatgaattttatttattttgaattcgtgacacgtgacataggggggatgtggggtctttgcttctgtgacaatttgtgacaaaggggggatggagagtcaaaaatcgtcaaaaaaagcgtgacgtcttttaggGACAGCCCCTAAAGTCGCACTGATGACATCGCACCAAACCCAGCCGCATGCCGATTCGCTCGCGCAGTGCACTTTGCATACGgcgcgcttacacaaaaatcaaatattttaaaaaccctatttgagcacaaatttttttttttctgaatatgaaaaccaataatatatgcaacattttaacatttaacagaaacaaaaatcgcgtgaagaaggtactttaatatcgatttctttggaaaattcAAGTAAAAAGTTGAACatgtttaaacaattttttcttcattttatgacaaaaatagttgtttatccatttgcaaagtttcgtgTAATTCAAAAAAGAACTTGAGTTTCAGGAAGCATTACAatgaaaaggtatataaatatttatgtaactaaaaatagtataaaaaattcaaatttgacgaaatatttcacgaacatgtTTGTAGATACcaatactacaaaacaataacaattAGCGAAAAATCGGCTACCTCGTGAAAaatggagggggggggggggggggtccacccaggtccttaacagacgatgcgcgttcgagaacagtttgtgaaattTTATACTCGAACATGAATACATACTTTTTACGACTAAAACAAGTTCTCAGTAACGAATATTTGGTTTGATCCACCGCGTACATTAGTCACGATGAAACAAAACATATaagtttgtgtcaagttacaatttgttgatgtttttcccattcaacatttatGACCAAAGATTGGCATCCAATAATCAGAACGAAAAGTAcaggtaacacatggatcaataagtcccgagactaaagcagagatggcgctcgtagtaaaccagtaaccacgtctttctagagtactaacctttgcttgaaatgggtcaaaattttaagtctatcacaccagaaacagctgagttatcgaggttggagtaaagtcgttttgtagtttgtttaaaaatatagaaaaccgagtttcgtgttttgataaaacattttttttaattagcattagcattagcattagagaccgcccgtgtgttgctactccgttattgatctggaccaattgagattgcaaaatgattttttgaagtaacatgtttgggaataacacattgtttcacactgtgcaaactgcattgaaccatgcatgctgatcaataccgacgccggccacgtccgaatg comes from Malaya genurostris strain Urasoe2022 chromosome 3, Malgen_1.1, whole genome shotgun sequence and encodes:
- the LOC131437302 gene encoding mitochondrial DNA helicase isoform X1 — protein: MLAKRFLHSCMCSSQPMLKITSYNTNNRTAYMQLLSTKNEACWLLIRNAYSIDGRDDIPALGTSSLFNIRKTIKASSLENSEGFTCIRTVCPICSSVPGQDTDRSQSMRKETIYINKTTGHFTCSACQYLGRWEYIEKFFLSHSKTAKSMLEMQKLKDIFLESKRFEAKDEIKFPDSLINVDYNLAIEICKTFSLEGIPAQSLMQIACSWDDANQCLYVPMIDVESRIVGYKVLSKDVNSGMLVEKTIPEANCSGLIYLRCTTATVGASVKPSSKELSNAILVLNIHDLLSLSAAKINATAICLPHDLKSLPQQCLPGLERYSKLTMWFNYDTAGWDTARNYAKKLDERRCLFVRPTDAHPTPAKALSLGLDLKTIYSKAQPIIHQSITTFQALRQDVLSDLQNIDKVQGVKWKRYPTLNKLLKGHRKGELTVLTGPTGCGKTTFMSDYSLDLALQGVSTLWGSFEIRNTRLASTLLRQMAGRPLDVNLSDFDYFADQFEQLQLYFMTFHGQQSIKVVMEAIEHTQYVHDIQHVIIDNLQFMMGVSEESKHIDRYWKQDAIIAAFRTFATRKNCHVTLVIHPRKERDTEELTTSSIFGGAKASQEADNVLIIQDKRLTSVRGKKYLQVAKNRYSGDLGILPLDFDKASLSYAQKRKKTEPSEGFTDETNGITTSDI
- the LOC131437302 gene encoding mitochondrial DNA helicase isoform X3, with the protein product MLVEKTIPEANCSGLIYLRCTTATVGASVKPSSKELSNAILVLNIHDLLSLSAAKINATAICLPHDLKSLPQQCLPGLERYSKLTMWFNYDTAGWDTARNYAKKLDERRCLFVRPTDAHPTPAKALSLGLDLKTIYSKAQPIIHQSITTFQALRQDVLSDLQNIDKVQGVKWKRYPTLNKLLKGHRKGELTVLTGPTGCGKTTFMSDYSLDLALQGVSTLWGSFEIRNTRLASTLLRQMAGRPLDVNLSDFDYFADQFEQLQLYFMTFHGQQSIKVVMEAIEHTQYVHDIQHVIIDNLQFMMGVSEESKHIDRYWKQDAIIAAFRTFATRKNCHVTLVIHPRKERDTEELTTSSIFGGAKASQEADNVLIIQDKRLTSVRGKKYLQVAKNRYSGDLGILPLDFDKASLSYAQKRKKTEPSEGFTDETNGITTSDI
- the LOC131437302 gene encoding mitochondrial DNA helicase isoform X2; this translates as MQIACSWDDANQCLYVPMIDVESRIVGYKVLSKDVNSGMLVEKTIPEANCSGLIYLRCTTATVGASVKPSSKELSNAILVLNIHDLLSLSAAKINATAICLPHDLKSLPQQCLPGLERYSKLTMWFNYDTAGWDTARNYAKKLDERRCLFVRPTDAHPTPAKALSLGLDLKTIYSKAQPIIHQSITTFQALRQDVLSDLQNIDKVQGVKWKRYPTLNKLLKGHRKGELTVLTGPTGCGKTTFMSDYSLDLALQGVSTLWGSFEIRNTRLASTLLRQMAGRPLDVNLSDFDYFADQFEQLQLYFMTFHGQQSIKVVMEAIEHTQYVHDIQHVIIDNLQFMMGVSEESKHIDRYWKQDAIIAAFRTFATRKNCHVTLVIHPRKERDTEELTTSSIFGGAKASQEADNVLIIQDKRLTSVRGKKYLQVAKNRYSGDLGILPLDFDKASLSYAQKRKKTEPSEGFTDETNGITTSDI
- the LOC131437303 gene encoding cysteine-rich PDZ-binding protein → MVCEKCEKKLGKVITPDPWKAGARNTTEGGGRKINENKALSSSKHRYNPVAGNFAPCRICKQKIHQAGSHYCQQCAYKKGICAMCGKKLLDVKNYRQSSA